Below is a genomic region from Sander vitreus isolate 19-12246 chromosome 15, sanVit1, whole genome shotgun sequence.
ttggttgtagcagcagcagcagtgcagcGGTGCTGGGCCAGCTCCAGCATGGTCCTGTAGCTCTTGCAGCAGGAGGGACAGTCGAAGCGGTTGGGCCCGTCGTCGTGGATCCTCTGGTGGTTACGGAGGTACCGGGCCAGACGGAAGGCCTTCCCGCACAGGTCGCACATGTAGCGCTTCTGACCGTGGATTCGCATGTGGTTGCGCAGGGACATGTAGTTGGTGTAGGGCTTGCTGCAAAAGTCGCACCTACGTTTTGGAGGGGAAAAAATTTAGTGTGGAGGTTAGAGGCGAAAGGGGGTAAATGACAGGGCTGTAACGGTACGTGTATTCGCCCCGAACCGTTTCGGTAAAGGACATTTGGATCGGTATGCGACATTGGTTCGGTACCCCCTGTATACGTCAAAAAAGTTTATAAACAATGTTTTATCTCGCTGCAGTCATTGAGAATACCCAATTAAAAACGTATGGTCAAAGTGCTTGAGTGCATTTTATTCAGTTCATTGTGCCTCCCCTTGCAAGCTGCAGCCCAGTTCAGGAATTAGCAACAGGTCTTATAATGGAGCATTACTggcatgtttatttatttttttttacaatatgccAGTATTATTATGCTTAACTATTTATTATGGCCAATAAGCCGCTGTTGTTGAATGTGTATACTTatcaaaataaatgattttttcCCCTGCACTTCTTGTATTTTCCTCGTTGTTACGAAAACATACCGAACCGTGACACAAAAGCCGGGGTACATACCGAACCGTGAATTTTGTGCaccgttacacccctagttAATGACATCTCAGACATTTACCTGATGCTCTCCACTCACAGTGACCTACAATGAGTGAGGGGGTAAGAGCTTAGTCAACAACATTTTGGCATCATAATAAACTGACATTAATGTAAAACCTAATGCCTGGAATGCAGGAATATCGTTATGTGAAAAGAGTCTCGAGCCCCTACCTGAAGTCTCCAGTCTTGTGGGTGAGCTTGTGGTTGAGCAGGGAGCTGGCATGCTTGTAGGCGCAGGTGCACATGTCGCAGGCGTACGGCCTCTCGTCGGAATCCATGTCGTCTGGCGCCGTCGCCGCTGGCGCCGGTGCTCGGGACTCCAAGGAGAGACTGGAGCTGGAGAGTGACGCTGAGGAGAGACTGGAACTGGAGAGGGCTGCCGAGGACGTAGGGAGCTGATCGCACCAGCTGATGGTCGAACTCggctgtcacagaggagaggaaTACTTTCactacagcatacatacatcaaCAAGTCATTCGCACTTCATTATTTTCTTGGTGACTGGAAATTTCCTTAAGCAACAatatttatactatatatattttgtccCATCCCATTTAGAAatacaaaatactttttttctacacACGTTTTTGTATAATGTGGTCCAAAGTTGCTGTTAACAGAAGACATACTGGGTGACAAGAATATATTTGCATGTGCAACTGAGTGCATACATGACTGAAACTATAAGACACGTCTTCAGATCGTGTTCCATAGATGACAGGGACACGTTATTCTACCAAGCCCTACTGTGGCGAGCAGACTTCAAATTTAAGCTTTACCCTGTCGAGCCATAGACTGCTTGTCAGGTGAAAACTATCTGGAAGTGTAAAGCTGTGAAGAAAAGCCGCTCAGCACCACGGAGAGCAACTCTGCATGAGAACAAAACACGGCCCAATACCAGCATATTTAAGAGCCCATCTGATCAAATGCCTAAATGTCAGACCCAAAGCAATATCATCGACTTATTTGTATCCAGTCGAAACCGTTAGCTAGCCACGCTAATGCAAAACATCTGTATCTTTAGCTTCTTTTACCGAGCATGGCATCTATTGCAACGCATGACCCAGACTCAATGAATGGAGACAAGCGAGAAATTCATGAATGACATTGGAAAATAACCTACACCCTGAGCTTCTCCCTGCACAGCTCTGACATGTCTGCAGATGAAGACgttctctaaaaaaaaaggttcttaATGATGCGACGCCATTATCTTTTGCAAATACGCTTTCTATGTTTGTTTAGTATGTTGACTGAGTGCTCAATGTAACctaacaaaaacacatgcaagtttacaacaacaacacaagaaATTTAGGAAGTACATAACCAGAGCAACCACTGCAAATTGAGCAACTCACTTGTCAATTTGAGAGCACATAACAGTCCCTGGCTACTATGTTAGGTACGCCTAAATAATCTCATGCAATCCAATACATCAGCTCTGCCACATACTCTACCTTAACTCTTATATTGGCCAGGTTTTGTTAAAACTTTCCGAGAACTATTAATCTAACTGTATGCGAGAGATGGTGTTGCATTATATTTAAATACGTTTCAAATTTTCTTCCACCTTAATGTATGTAAATGGGATGGGCAAACATTAGAAAGAGCTCTCAATATAATGTAGGCTGGTCAAGTTCAACATCACTTCAAACTAAAACCTCAATCATTTGAAAAAGATTCAATATAGTTGAATAAGCACCTCTCTGACAATGTCAATCACAACTGGACATTATGTTTGTTAAGGTAGAATGTGTGGCAGAGCTGTTGTATTCAATTGCATTAGATTGCAAAGGTGTTCCTAATAAAGTGGCTACTTTAGTACAGAAATACACTGCAATTATAGAAACACAAGAAAGAGCCTGGATACTTCTGCGGTTGGGTCTGTCTCTTGGAGCATTTGCTGGCGTTTCTGTATTATAAGCACGCTGCAGATGTGTGGTCAAATTTGGAAAaggcatttttatatatatatataaaaaagggcCAGGGAGTGAAACTGCTTAACATTGGCCTCTTAACCACTACCCTAGCACTGTACATAAAGTGTGAAGGAGCTCCACAGGTCCATGGCCAAGATGGGGGACACTGAAGACATCCATagtcacacaaaaacagaatgacCATCAATGCAGCAATGGGTATATCTGGGAAATTTAACAACTCAGTGGAATTAGCTGAGATCCCTGTACACACTGTGTGACACTTGTATACCCATTTAACttgcatgtgtgggtgtgtgacaGCTAAAGCTACTACCATAAAAAGTAGCCTGTATGGCTGCCCACATTCAAATATGAAATAATGGCTAAACATATAAATGAATGTGTGAGTTTCTGTGTGAGTTATGCAGATAATCTGCTCGCCGAGAGCGACCATGAATGAACCCCACAGTCTGGCATCACAAAGAGGTCTTTCAAAGTCCTCCGCGGGGCGTCTTCCGCTCCCGTTTCCTGTGGGACAGCCTGGTCGTGTTTACTTTGCGATGTTCGCTAACAATATTGCTGGCCTCGTGCATACAAgtctgctttttttctgctcAAATAAACCCTCTACGGTCCACGATATTGGAGCAAACCTTTCAAGCCATTCTAAACAAGGTGCTACCCAAACAAATCACGCTGCCTTGTTTTGCACGGGCTCTGGTGTTAGCTAACCGCGCTGTGTTTGGCTGAACTAAGCGTTAGCTTCGTGATGCTTGGCTACAATAACATGCATTTTTATAACCCTTCGGCGTATCTTCACAACACAGCATGGGCATAATGCTGGACATACAAGTCAATTGTCACCAAACCCTTTATAGGAGTTGTAAGAGATACAGTGTGCAAGAGCTACAATTTACTAGCCACTTAGCACGGCAGCTAAGAGTcaaactagctagctaggcCATGAACCGCTCAGCATGACGATTGTTACGTTAGCAAATAGCTAACGAAGCTGCTCTGTAACATAACCTGCAACTTAAGACCACCCAGTGTTGCCAAACTGGATTTAAAACACTGGTTTAACAAACACGTATCAAATAGAGACTTCCCCCGTGCTAAGTTAGTCAAATGTTGCCCCATTAGCCGTTTGATATTTATCGGCTGGactcgttagctagctaacgctggTGGCAGCTGGCTTTCTTACTCCGGAGTCGTTGGGATCCTTTTTCCAGAACAATTGAGAGCAGTGGCCGAAAGACTCTGTTGATGTCACATAATTCACTCCGTTTCTATCTTGAAAGTCTCCGTGTGTGCTGCCGGTATTTGTCCTGGCGTACATCGTCGGTTTTCGGATAATTCGACTTTTTCGGGCTGAAAAGAAATAGGGCCGCTTTGTCGGGATCTTCTTccgaaaagaaaaatatttcttCTGTGAAATGAGCGTTTTGGCGGCGGACATATCCAAGCATGCGTGGCATTACTGCCGCCTACTGGACTGGAGTATGACAACACATATTGTATGGCTATTTACCAGCTTTCTTCaatcacattcacaatcacatTTTTAGACATAAGATACGCTATGTATAAGGCAGAAATACGCATAACTTGTACAAAAGACTAATgatgttttaaatattattattttcatttaatgttACTTTTTACTTCTGCTTCACAGCaactcagagagaaatattacaCTTTCACATGAATCTGACAGCTAGCTATTTGACTACCCTATATTTAAATcaagattttacatacaaaatgtGAGATGATGTAATACTCAATAAACCAcccataaatatacatataacatGATTATAAGGGTGTATATAATAGCCTAATATATGAAGAAGTGTTTTGATAATGTTACATTCTTTTATATTTTGCTACATTATACAACATATTTTTATTGCAGGGATTTTAgtattaatgactttttttttcagtgtgatATCAAGGTGTCTCTACAGTCGAGTcatctttatttatacagcacatttaaaacaacagaaGTTGACCCAAAGTGCTTTCCAGTCGATGCAGATGGGTTAAGATCTGCCTCAATACAGgtaaacaaacaacattaaAGAAATGGAAGGTGCATATCAAGCAGCAACACAAAAATGTTATACAAAACAACTAGGTAGAAAGGGAGAAAACTTTACTGAATAATGTGTAatagtacggtggccctgaagtgcaaatcacaacaacaaatagaaaaacgtaacagcaaatcataaaacacaacgccaaataggaaaacacaacggcaaataggaaaacacaacggcaaataggaaaacacaacagaaaatagggaaacacgacagcaaatatgaaaacacttcaacaaatcataaaacacaacggcaaataggaaaacacgacagcaaatatgaaaacacgacagcaaataggaaaacacgacagcaaatatgaaaacacttcaacaaatcataaaacacaacggcaaataggaaaacacgacagcaaatatgaaaacacaacagcaaatatgaaaacacttcaacaaatcataaaacacaacggcaaataggaaaacacgacggcaaataggaaaacatgacaacaaatacgaaaacacgacggcaaataggaaaacacgacagcaaatatgaaaactgtctgtccaatcaggaggctccgtcctctgctagataggccctaccttttccggtagaagttaatgctgttgtgttttatgatttgttgaagtgttttcctatttgctgtcgtgttttcatatttgctgtcgtgttttcctgtttgccgtCATgtcttcctgtttgctgtcgtgttttcatatttgctgtcgtgttttcctatttgctgttgtgttttcatattttccgttgtgttttatgatttattgaagtgttttcctatttgttgtcgtgttttcatatttgctgtcgtgttttcatatttgctgtcgtgttttcctatttgctgtcgtgttttcctatttgctgtcgtgttttcctatttgttgtcgtgttttcatatttgctgtcgtgttttcctatttgccgttgtgttttcctatttgctgttgtgttttatgatttgctgttgcgcttttctatttgctgttgtgttttcatattttccgttgtgttttatgatttattgaagtgttttcctatttggtgtcgtgttttcatatttgctgtcgtgttttcatatttgctgtcgtgttttcatatttgctgtcgtgttttcctatttgctgtcgtgttttcatatttgctgtcgtgttttcctatttgccgttgtgttttcctatttgctgttgtgttttatgatttgctgttgcgcttttctatttgctgttgtgattttcacttcagggccaccgtataaTAGTGTTAAAACAGACAAATAGAAAGGGTAGGCATGATAAAACCAAAGTcaagtaaagaaatgggaagtTAGAAGAGAAGGAATAAAATcaacaaaagattaaaaagcAGTAAGAGGGCATTCGAAATAAGTCGAGAGGGGCCATGACAGAAGCCACAGGGACAGCCTCAGACTGAactaaaaacaagtgaaaaactGTAGGTCTTTAAATTGGATTTAAATGTCCCAGTGGTGGAACATGACTTAatggtgctgtaggtaggattgcgaagatccaggacttagccaaaaaaaatTGAACATCAACAATTTCTCAGTCCCTCCTCAGTCCTTTCTGCTACAATCGGTGTCCTAAGCCaatccccccacaagggagaatgaatatgtgtgcatggaatgaatgtgtgtggatgagcagtgattgacctGCAGTTAGACAAAAAACTGCTAAACATGGATAGTTGATGGTATTTAATCCAACTGTAGGCTGTAAATCTTCTCCACTGCTGCTCTTTATTGCAGGGGATAATGATTATTTCAGCATAATAAACGCGCACCACCTTATCTGTGGTTTGATACAAAGGTCACAAGAATACAGTATACCCTTTATTCAGAACAACACTTTCAGTAGAGAACCTTTTGCTGCTGCTTCAGACACTCATGGACACAACTTAAGTAAGTGTAActcttcatttattcatttttttagattagattagattcaactttattgtcattgtgcagagtacaagtacaaagacagcgaaatgcagtttgcgtccaaccagaagtgcaaaaaaaagcagaaaagtgcaatgtgatatacaagtacagacaggtggtgcataggcaggacaataaatattaataagaaaaacagaataaatatggatatactgaatgaaccatatagacagatatgtacagtatgtacagctatgtgcagtgtggtaacattataagagtagtaagaataagtgtatgtgcagcatgaatagtatgaagagcagtagaatatggctatgtataggtgtaattacagtatgtgcatctgtaaataaataaatagaacagtatGGGTGGGGTAGGGTAGTGCAAATTGTCCGGGAGGGGAGGCTTAGtaggttttttttagttttttagtaggtattttattttatttgtcctTCCAGAAATAGTCTATTTTGGTGTATTGCTGACAGcaattttcatttcatcattgATTTGTCAGATCTCTCTTAGATAAATGTTTGTATGCCCCAATACATTATACATTCTTTTAAATTCTAAAAGATTTGCTGCTAAGGATTGATCTCTCTGTCTTCCCCACAGCAGCAGGCTCATTTCAACATGGAAAGGTACTGTGGTCAACATTTTTACACTAGTAACGCTACTGCCTTTGTCTTTAACTGAGTCATTCTTATTAACTGTAATAAGACAAAATAGGTCAAAGAACGAATGCGTTGTTAGTGCTGTTAACATTACAAACATAAACATGCTTCTTTCTTCtgatatatatatgaaatatatcTGATGCTATGCAACAGAAAAGCTGTTCTTTAGATGAGACAGTTAATagataaataagaaaaacaacctGATATGTGATTCCTGGACTCTGGTCTCTGATACGGTCCGTGGGTTTGGACTTTGATGctaaagcaattttttttttatagttgacAGTTTATCATTATATGGTTTGATTGTTATAGTCAAGACCTCTATCAAAGTTGTTTTGACAAGTCAATAATGTGTAACTTGCACTTGCACTGTGTTGAAGTTTGCCTTTATAGTTTGTATATGCAGACATGATATGGTTGATAGCTACCTTGGAGGATGGATTACTGAACGGGCCTACTGGGCAGCGGCCCAAGGGCCCATAGGGTCAGGGATCCTGACTCATAAAATGTTGCTGAAAAAGAACAACTCTAAATGACCACAGACATACAAAGAGGCACACACAATTGACTACAGAGATGCAAAATGGCCACAAAGAGAAGCTAAAGATAGACACAAAACTAGGAATAGACGGATTCTCGGCCCTGGCCGgtgtttttggcagtttgcagattatctgtatctgcgttttatttgcctgataactgatatagttaatgaattaaaaagtgttctactttggctcggctacagctctgtgtctgtctctctgctttggtttcactcagcactgagtctgacttaatgtcccacccacacacgcacactttaCTGTGTGTTATGTTAGAAGATTCTAattcattaaataattgcttaaagcatttaaacaaagttttgtctTGGAGTTTGTAATCTTAATTTTGatttaaatattgacattttcactgtaaatacatatcggttccaaatatcggctGTCGGTTTcaatatactaataataatagtaataat
It encodes:
- the LOC144530660 gene encoding uncharacterized protein LOC144530660 isoform X1, which produces MYARTNTGSTHGDFQDRNGVNYVTSTESFGHCSQLFWKKDPNDSGPSSTISWCDQLPTSSAALSSSSLSSASLSSSSLSLESRAPAPAATAPDDMDSDERPYACDMCTCAYKHASSLLNHKLTHKTGDFRCDFCSKPYTNYMSLRNHMRIHGQKRYMCDLCGKAFRLARYLRNHQRIHDDGPNRFDCPSCCKSYRTMLELAQHRCTAAAATTNQNRFNCPSCFKSYRTMLDLAQHRCSAAAKNQSGGRRSNYGSGHRRQQQQQQNRANAMMQPPHGGHGQQEPLPSHCVSPMSQGGVTSQSDPHQQGRPSSVSSQSSQQSMRSTSSNKHISSSSATPSSSYSLLQPLVPEVKELSSGYTRLSANPMPKHQDTFSLAPQRPLTTINPIGHSLHPNGAPTLKPSPVPRTIQAMPWEQRSLYNQ
- the LOC144530660 gene encoding uncharacterized protein LOC144530660 isoform X2, translated to MYARTNTGSTHGDFQDRNGVNYVTSTESFGHCSQLFWKKDPNDSGPSSTISWCDQLPTSSAALSSSSLSSASLSSSSLSLESRAPAPAATAPDDMDSDERPYACDMCTCAYKHASSLLNHKLTHKTGDFRCDFCSKPYTNYMSLRNHMRIHGQKRYMCDLCGKAFRLARYLRNHQRIHDDGPNRFDCPSCCKSYRTMLELAQHRCTAAAATTNQNRFNCPSCFKSYRTMLDLAQHRCSAAAKNQSGGRRSNYGSGHRRQQQQQQNRANAMMQPPHGGHGQQEPLPSHCVSPMSQGGVTSQSDPHQGRPSSVSSQSSQQSMRSTSSNKHISSSSATPSSSYSLLQPLVPEVKELSSGYTRLSANPMPKHQDTFSLAPQRPLTTINPIGHSLHPNGAPTLKPSPVPRTIQAMPWEQRSLYNQ
- the LOC144530660 gene encoding uncharacterized protein LOC144530660 isoform X3, which gives rise to MYARTNTGSTHGDFQDRNGVNYVTSTESFGHCSQLFWKKDPNDSGPSSTISWCDQLPTSSAALSSSSLSSASLSSSSLSLESRAPAPAATAPDDMDSDERPYACDMCTCAYKHASSLLNHKLTHKTGDFRCDFCSKPYTNYMSLRNHMRIHGQKRYMCDLCGKAFRLARYLRNHQRIHDDGPNRFDCPSCCKSYRTMLELAQHRCTAAAATTNQSGGRRSNYGSGHRRQQQQQQNRANAMMQPPHGGHGQQEPLPSHCVSPMSQGGVTSQSDPHQQGRPSSVSSQSSQQSMRSTSSNKHISSSSATPSSSYSLLQPLVPEVKELSSGYTRLSANPMPKHQDTFSLAPQRPLTTINPIGHSLHPNGAPTLKPSPVPRTIQAMPWEQRSLYNQ